One genomic region from Spirosoma sp. KCTC 42546 encodes:
- the uvrC gene encoding excinuclease ABC subunit UvrC translates to MPEFDYKQELAKVPHEPGVYRYFDHTGEVIYVGKAKDLKNRVSSYFTNSKGHDRKTLRLVSQIRKIEFTIVHTEFDALLLENQLIKRYQPKFNILLRDDKTYPFVCVTNEHFPRVLTTRRIDRKLGTFYGPFANLKPMYTVLDMFSQLFTIRTCNFNLAQENIEAGKYKVCLEYHIGNCKGPCEGKQSEADYNNDIEQVHHILKGNLKPAQDYFKARMVEAANDLAFEQAHKHKEKMDILQRFQSKSTVVNPKIADADVFSIASDEVSAYINFMKVVNGTIVQTHTVEVKKKLDEADTDLLAMMIIEFREQYGSQAKEIISNIPLDVDLKAEVTVPQIGDKKKLLDMSLKNVLYFRRERQERAAAEATASASKKDRVLIRLKQDLQLKSLPNRIECFDNSNIQGTNPVSAMVCFIGGKPANKEYRHFSIKTVIGPNDFASMFEVVTRRYTRVLTEGSDMPDLIVIDGGKGQLSAACDALKALDLYGKVPIIGIAKRLEEIYFPEDNLPLYIDKKSESLKLIQRIRDEAHRFAITYHRDKRSRNSLISELENVEGVGKKTAAKLLKHFKGVTKIREASFDEVAEVVGQDRAHKLKEYFDTIENG, encoded by the coding sequence ATGCCTGAATTCGACTACAAACAAGAACTAGCCAAAGTACCGCACGAGCCGGGAGTTTATCGCTACTTCGATCATACGGGCGAGGTCATTTATGTTGGGAAAGCAAAAGATCTAAAAAACCGGGTCAGCAGCTATTTCACCAATTCCAAAGGACACGACCGAAAAACTCTGCGCTTAGTAAGTCAGATTCGGAAGATTGAGTTCACCATTGTTCATACCGAATTCGACGCGCTTTTACTGGAGAATCAGCTCATCAAGCGATACCAGCCAAAGTTCAACATTCTCTTGCGCGATGATAAAACGTATCCCTTCGTCTGCGTTACGAATGAGCATTTTCCTCGTGTATTAACAACCCGACGTATTGATCGTAAATTAGGTACGTTTTACGGCCCTTTCGCCAATCTAAAACCTATGTACACAGTGCTTGACATGTTTAGTCAGCTGTTTACGATTCGGACCTGTAATTTTAATCTCGCTCAGGAAAACATTGAAGCGGGTAAATATAAAGTTTGCCTGGAATACCATATCGGCAATTGTAAAGGCCCTTGTGAGGGCAAACAAAGCGAAGCCGATTACAACAACGATATTGAACAGGTTCATCACATTTTGAAAGGAAACCTGAAGCCAGCGCAGGACTATTTTAAAGCTCGGATGGTGGAGGCCGCCAACGATCTGGCATTTGAGCAGGCTCACAAGCACAAGGAAAAGATGGATATTTTACAGCGGTTCCAGAGTAAATCAACCGTTGTAAACCCCAAGATTGCTGATGCGGATGTATTTTCGATCGCTTCCGATGAAGTATCTGCTTACATCAACTTCATGAAGGTTGTGAATGGCACGATTGTTCAAACGCATACAGTAGAAGTCAAAAAGAAACTCGATGAAGCTGATACTGATCTTCTGGCTATGATGATTATCGAGTTTCGGGAGCAATACGGTAGCCAGGCGAAAGAGATAATTTCAAACATTCCGCTGGATGTAGATTTGAAAGCTGAAGTGACAGTTCCGCAAATTGGCGATAAGAAAAAATTGCTGGACATGTCGCTGAAGAACGTACTGTATTTCCGGCGAGAACGACAGGAACGGGCAGCCGCTGAAGCTACGGCCAGTGCTAGTAAAAAAGACCGTGTTTTAATTCGATTAAAGCAAGATTTACAACTAAAATCCCTGCCAAATCGCATCGAGTGTTTCGATAACTCGAACATTCAGGGTACCAATCCCGTATCGGCTATGGTGTGTTTTATTGGCGGTAAGCCTGCGAATAAAGAATACAGGCATTTTTCCATCAAAACCGTTATCGGTCCGAATGATTTTGCCAGTATGTTTGAGGTTGTTACCCGCCGGTATACACGTGTACTTACAGAGGGTAGCGACATGCCTGATTTGATTGTTATTGATGGTGGCAAAGGGCAACTTAGCGCAGCATGCGATGCCTTAAAAGCCCTCGACCTCTATGGTAAAGTACCCATTATTGGTATTGCTAAACGCCTGGAAGAGATTTATTTCCCCGAAGATAATCTGCCCCTTTACATCGATAAGAAATCAGAATCGCTCAAGCTAATCCAGCGTATTCGCGACGAAGCCCACCGCTTTGCGATTACGTATCACCGTGACAAACGTAGTCGTAATAGCCTTATCAGTGAACTGGAAAATGTGGAAGGTGTTGGTAAAAAAACAGCAGCTA
- a CDS encoding penicillin-binding protein 1A translates to MIQFAPGPYRTIIRNLWRYSLIGIVLLILYVLAVSYNFLWLFGGMPSLKTLENPKSEEASEVYTYDHQLLGKYYVENRTPIEISQVSPNVTSALLATEDARFIKHSGIDPRSLFRAVSGFLTFKDASSSGGGSTLTQQTAKNLFDTRQEELRGLLGNIPVIGLVIAKTKEWILAVRLERNYTKQEVMMMYLNTVSFGNNTYGIKTAAKTYFSKEPWNLNVEEAAMLVGMLKNPTFYNPRLSEERTKERRNVVLGQMKKYKFLTDEQYFTYKRKPLKLDFSVENQNTGMAAYFRSVIKDDIKKWIRQYNEENPGADLDLYTSGLKIFTTIDSRMQAYAEEAIMTNMRDQQKKFYEHWRGRNPWVKKDPRTKKYIEIPGFIEERAKRTTRYKQLKAAYGNDEKAIWENMRKPIKMKVFVYGGKRNEKDTTMSPLDSIRYYKRLLSTGFMSMDPRNGYVKAWVGGVSFKHMKFDHVRQSRRQPGSTFKPFVYLTAMDQGFVTPCSHITDQPTTFAHGEDNNGGPAWTPHNSNGKYSYQSLSLREALGQSINTVSAQLIKKTRAAEVIKYAHDMGIESTDLPENPTLCLGTGDVAVYEMVAAYCAFANGGMRVRPMMLVQIQDKNGNVLKNFTPDAKQVISANRAYEMLHLMRGAVEEPNGTAKRLETQYKLLEGGNEIAAKTGTTSNYSDGWFMGMTQHLVSGLWVGGDDRSIHFRTIELGQGGRVAMPAWGMYMQKIYKDPTLTTYRPEPFRKPNNFKIDCGGYNIDSSQRYIPPKVVPEDEDEILQ, encoded by the coding sequence ATGATTCAATTTGCACCCGGACCTTACCGGACTATAATCCGAAATCTCTGGCGATACTCGCTGATTGGCATAGTACTGTTAATTTTATACGTGCTTGCAGTCAGTTATAACTTTCTATGGCTTTTTGGTGGTATGCCGAGCTTAAAAACGCTCGAAAACCCCAAAAGCGAGGAAGCATCAGAAGTGTACACATACGACCATCAGCTACTGGGTAAGTACTATGTTGAAAACCGTACTCCCATAGAAATCTCACAGGTGTCGCCCAATGTTACATCTGCCTTATTGGCAACTGAAGATGCCCGTTTTATTAAGCACTCTGGCATTGACCCTCGCTCACTTTTCCGGGCTGTAAGTGGGTTCCTTACGTTCAAGGACGCGTCGAGTTCAGGAGGGGGCAGCACACTCACCCAACAAACGGCTAAGAATCTCTTCGATACCCGTCAGGAAGAATTACGGGGCTTACTAGGCAATATTCCTGTAATTGGTCTGGTGATCGCTAAAACGAAAGAATGGATTTTGGCAGTGCGTCTGGAACGTAATTATACCAAGCAGGAGGTCATGATGATGTACCTCAACACGGTATCATTCGGAAATAATACCTATGGCATAAAAACCGCAGCCAAAACCTATTTCAGTAAGGAACCCTGGAATCTGAATGTTGAGGAAGCCGCTATGTTGGTTGGTATGCTCAAAAACCCTACGTTTTATAATCCCCGTTTGTCAGAAGAACGCACCAAAGAGCGCCGAAACGTGGTGTTGGGGCAGATGAAAAAATACAAGTTCCTGACCGACGAGCAGTATTTCACCTACAAACGTAAGCCACTAAAGCTTGACTTTAGCGTTGAGAATCAGAATACAGGTATGGCTGCCTATTTCCGCTCGGTCATCAAAGACGATATCAAAAAATGGATTAGACAATACAATGAAGAAAACCCCGGCGCAGACCTAGATCTCTACACGAGTGGTCTGAAAATCTTCACTACTATCGACTCACGCATGCAGGCCTATGCCGAAGAGGCTATCATGACTAACATGCGCGATCAGCAAAAGAAGTTCTACGAACACTGGCGTGGCCGGAATCCCTGGGTAAAAAAAGATCCCCGAACCAAAAAATACATTGAAATTCCAGGCTTTATTGAAGAGCGAGCCAAACGAACTACACGGTATAAGCAGCTCAAAGCGGCCTATGGAAACGATGAGAAAGCGATCTGGGAGAACATGCGAAAACCTATCAAGATGAAAGTATTCGTCTATGGAGGTAAACGCAATGAGAAAGACACGACCATGAGTCCACTGGATTCTATTCGCTACTATAAACGGCTGCTTAGCACTGGATTTATGTCAATGGACCCACGTAATGGGTATGTGAAAGCATGGGTAGGTGGCGTCAGTTTTAAACATATGAAGTTCGACCACGTTCGCCAGAGCCGTCGCCAGCCTGGTTCGACCTTTAAGCCATTTGTGTACCTCACAGCTATGGATCAAGGCTTTGTAACACCCTGTAGCCATATCACCGACCAGCCAACTACGTTTGCGCATGGTGAAGATAACAACGGCGGACCAGCCTGGACTCCTCATAATTCGAATGGGAAATATAGTTATCAGAGCCTCTCGCTACGGGAAGCACTAGGTCAGTCGATAAACACAGTCAGTGCCCAATTGATCAAGAAAACGCGCGCTGCTGAGGTTATTAAATATGCCCATGATATGGGGATCGAAAGTACCGATTTGCCCGAAAATCCCACACTTTGCCTGGGAACGGGCGATGTTGCCGTCTATGAAATGGTAGCGGCTTACTGTGCATTTGCCAATGGCGGCATGCGTGTCCGGCCCATGATGCTGGTCCAGATTCAGGATAAGAATGGCAATGTGTTAAAGAACTTTACGCCCGATGCCAAGCAGGTAATTAGTGCTAATCGAGCTTATGAAATGCTGCACCTGATGCGTGGAGCTGTTGAAGAGCCAAATGGTACAGCTAAACGTCTGGAAACGCAATATAAACTACTGGAAGGTGGTAATGAGATTGCTGCAAAAACGGGTACCACCTCGAACTATTCAGATGGTTGGTTCATGGGCATGACCCAGCACCTTGTATCGGGCTTGTGGGTAGGTGGCGACGATCGGTCTATTCACTTTCGTACTATCGAATTGGGTCAGGGTGGCCGAGTGGCCATGCCTGCCTGGGGGATGTACATGCAGAAAATTTACAAAGACCCAACCTTAACAACGTATCGTCCTGAACCTTTCCGAAAACCCAATAACTTTAAAATTGATTGTGGTGGCTACAATATAGATTCGTCGCAACGGTATATTCCACCTAAAGTGGTACCAGAAGATGAAGATGAGATATTACAGTAA
- a CDS encoding tetratricopeptide repeat protein: MSRYFRNHLFLVITVLTVLTGGLVSCSQYSTKPISKGYHNLTSHFNAYVIARDEIAQAEQELFKKRQENYNQLLPILLPVDSILIQPVKPQLDDAIKKASLIPERHQNSKWLDNAYILIGRARLLKQDLPNAIEVFKYVNTKGTNEDDKHTALVGLMRAYTEASDYTNALNVAEFLRNQPLNKVNTRDFYLTKAYLHERQGEYATASGILDATFPVLKKGESTARLHLIAGQLYDLIGQPTKAVDHYRQVLKSRPSYDQSFYANLYAIQSNGLTGDQKRMAQSTETFEQLLNDRKNTDLKDKIYFTMGLLEARSGRIDKAIKLYSQSIQAAGSNTLQVPYTYLEIGKLYFEKKADYAHAKVYYDSALALLPKQSADYAALLNRKKTLDEFVLYQTTIRTDDSLLHLAQMEPAALDKLLDNTIAQQEKEDKAQAALAQQIIDKATNGTGGSVPGATNSNLQPGERWALYNPITLSQGRQEFSIRWGNRPLEDNWRRTNKEASVAIASTNSPVVGSSPANSVNPNAPLLPVDASNPAANLTSPAAGRKAKKDAMMTKIPFAKEAQLAANQRVENALYKLGKLYKFQLNQPADAIPTFEQLLTRYPNTLQKPEVYYLLYLSNDQLGKASPWKDKLLAEYPNTSYARLTGKAAVQTSDSEAQALKAYTAIYELYQTNPTEALARAETAMGSFSGTQLEDKLALLRVILVGRTKTIDAYRQALNEFIRDYPGSQLLPRVKEMQTAAEQASVKRK; encoded by the coding sequence ATGTCCCGCTATTTTCGTAATCACCTTTTTTTAGTAATAACGGTCCTTACTGTACTGACCGGCGGACTGGTTTCGTGTTCGCAATATAGCACGAAGCCAATCAGCAAAGGGTATCATAACCTGACCTCCCATTTCAACGCCTACGTGATTGCCCGCGATGAGATTGCTCAGGCTGAACAAGAGTTGTTCAAAAAGAGGCAGGAAAATTATAACCAGTTATTGCCCATCTTGTTGCCAGTTGACTCGATACTAATTCAACCGGTAAAACCACAGTTGGATGATGCCATCAAAAAAGCATCACTTATTCCCGAACGCCATCAGAACAGTAAATGGCTTGATAACGCCTATATATTAATTGGTCGGGCACGGTTGCTAAAACAGGATTTACCAAATGCTATTGAGGTGTTCAAGTATGTGAATACAAAAGGTACGAATGAGGATGATAAACATACAGCATTAGTAGGGCTTATGCGAGCTTATACAGAAGCTAGTGATTATACTAACGCCTTAAACGTAGCTGAATTCCTAAGGAATCAACCCCTTAACAAAGTCAACACCCGAGATTTTTACCTGACGAAAGCTTATCTCCACGAACGGCAAGGCGAGTATGCCACCGCATCAGGTATTCTGGATGCAACGTTTCCAGTCTTGAAGAAAGGAGAGTCAACAGCCCGCCTTCATCTTATAGCAGGACAATTGTACGATCTCATTGGTCAACCGACCAAAGCTGTTGACCACTACAGGCAGGTGCTCAAATCACGGCCTAGTTATGATCAGTCTTTCTATGCGAATCTGTACGCCATTCAGAGCAATGGCCTTACGGGCGACCAAAAGCGAATGGCGCAGTCGACCGAAACGTTTGAGCAATTGCTGAATGACCGAAAAAATACTGATCTGAAAGACAAAATTTATTTCACGATGGGGCTGCTTGAAGCTCGTAGTGGCCGAATCGACAAAGCCATTAAGTTGTATAGTCAATCGATTCAGGCGGCAGGTTCCAATACGTTGCAGGTGCCTTACACCTATCTGGAAATCGGTAAACTCTATTTTGAGAAGAAAGCCGACTACGCCCATGCAAAAGTATATTACGATAGCGCATTGGCACTACTGCCCAAACAATCAGCCGATTATGCGGCTCTGCTGAATCGAAAAAAGACGCTTGATGAGTTTGTTCTTTACCAAACAACCATCCGCACCGACGACAGTCTATTGCATTTAGCCCAAATGGAGCCTGCTGCTCTCGATAAACTGCTGGATAATACCATTGCCCAACAGGAAAAAGAAGACAAAGCTCAAGCTGCATTGGCCCAACAAATTATAGATAAGGCAACTAATGGCACTGGGGGCTCTGTACCAGGAGCTACCAACTCCAATCTGCAACCTGGCGAACGCTGGGCTTTATATAATCCCATTACGCTAAGTCAGGGTCGACAGGAGTTTTCGATACGTTGGGGAAACCGACCTCTTGAAGATAACTGGCGACGCACGAACAAAGAAGCATCAGTAGCAATTGCCTCTACAAATAGCCCCGTTGTTGGTAGCTCACCCGCGAATTCAGTGAATCCAAACGCGCCCTTGCTTCCCGTCGATGCATCGAATCCAGCGGCCAACCTAACCAGCCCGGCAGCTGGCCGGAAAGCGAAGAAAGATGCTATGATGACCAAGATTCCGTTCGCAAAGGAAGCACAGCTCGCAGCGAACCAACGGGTTGAAAATGCACTGTACAAGCTAGGAAAACTGTATAAGTTTCAACTTAATCAGCCTGCCGACGCCATTCCAACGTTTGAACAATTATTGACCCGTTACCCAAATACACTTCAGAAACCAGAGGTGTATTATTTACTGTATTTATCAAACGATCAGTTAGGAAAAGCCTCGCCCTGGAAAGACAAATTACTGGCAGAGTACCCGAACACCTCTTACGCTCGTCTAACTGGAAAAGCTGCCGTTCAGACTAGTGACTCCGAGGCTCAGGCGCTGAAAGCTTACACGGCTATTTATGAACTCTACCAAACGAACCCCACGGAGGCATTAGCCCGTGCAGAAACAGCCATGGGAAGCTTTTCTGGGACTCAACTGGAAGACAAACTAGCGTTACTTCGGGTTATTCTGGTTGGCCGGACAAAGACGATAGATGCTTACCGACAGGCACTCAACGAATTTATTCGCGATTATCCGGGCAGTCAATTGCTGCCTCGTGTGAAGGAAATGCAGACCGCTGCCGAACAGGCATCCGTAAAACGAAAATAA
- a CDS encoding AtpZ/AtpI family protein, whose protein sequence is MENHPEQPNPNDLHKPVRGNEPLKKATEKTTSFVQFSGIAFQMLGTIGLGVWVGMKLDAWQQNHRPIWTIVLSLTAIGASLYLFIRQLTNK, encoded by the coding sequence ATGGAAAACCACCCCGAACAACCCAATCCGAATGACTTACATAAGCCAGTTCGGGGCAATGAGCCACTGAAGAAAGCCACTGAAAAAACGACATCGTTTGTGCAATTTAGTGGTATTGCCTTTCAAATGCTTGGCACGATCGGGCTGGGCGTTTGGGTTGGCATGAAACTAGATGCCTGGCAGCAAAATCATCGGCCCATCTGGACAATTGTACTGTCTTTAACCGCTATTGGTGCTTCTCTCTATTTATTTATTCGCCAATTGACAAATAAGTAG
- the atpB gene encoding F0F1 ATP synthase subunit A, with amino-acid sequence MMRLSINKFLLATALILSSLVGAKAQEHNQEGEAHAQHEGEAPAPKGKFNVGEMIMHHIKDDHGWEFAHGVTLPLPVILYSKDRGLEVFSSSRLAHGQVYEGYKNEHGKIHRVEADGKVDHEAKFYNFSITKNVASLLLSAVIMILVFSAVSSGYAKNKGKAPKGLQSFLEPIILFVRDEIAKPSIGPKYTKFLPYLLTLFFFILINNLLGLLPGAANLTGNIAVTLVLSVITFLIVTFSGNKHYWLHILKPTGVPVALLPIMIPVEIVGVFMKPLSLMIRLFANITAGHIIILSLLGLIFMANHMGGMGTSLAISPVVLFFTLFLNLIELLVAFLQAFIFTLLTAMYIGSAVEEHHEADHGIGYEGAEAH; translated from the coding sequence ATGATGCGTTTGTCAATTAATAAGTTCTTGTTAGCAACGGCTCTCATTTTGAGTTCGTTAGTAGGCGCTAAGGCGCAGGAGCATAATCAGGAGGGTGAGGCACACGCTCAGCATGAAGGCGAAGCACCCGCTCCTAAAGGGAAATTTAATGTGGGTGAAATGATCATGCACCACATTAAAGATGATCACGGCTGGGAGTTTGCTCACGGCGTCACATTGCCATTACCCGTAATTCTTTACTCGAAAGATCGGGGCCTGGAAGTATTTTCTTCGTCACGGCTGGCTCACGGGCAAGTGTATGAGGGCTATAAAAATGAGCACGGTAAAATCCACCGCGTTGAGGCCGACGGGAAAGTCGATCACGAAGCTAAATTCTACAACTTCTCGATCACCAAGAACGTAGCGTCGTTATTATTAAGCGCGGTTATCATGATACTGGTGTTTTCGGCAGTGAGTAGTGGCTACGCAAAGAACAAGGGTAAGGCCCCAAAAGGTCTTCAATCGTTTCTGGAGCCAATCATCCTGTTTGTACGCGATGAAATAGCCAAGCCGAGCATTGGTCCTAAATACACCAAGTTTTTGCCTTACCTGCTGACGCTGTTTTTCTTTATTCTGATCAACAATTTGCTGGGTCTGCTGCCAGGTGCTGCTAACCTGACGGGTAACATAGCTGTCACGCTGGTATTATCTGTTATTACATTCCTGATTGTTACCTTTAGTGGTAACAAACACTACTGGCTACACATTCTGAAGCCAACTGGTGTTCCGGTTGCGTTGTTACCCATTATGATTCCGGTTGAGATCGTAGGCGTGTTCATGAAGCCGTTATCGCTCATGATCCGGTTATTTGCCAACATTACCGCCGGTCACATTATCATCCTGAGTTTGCTGGGGCTGATTTTCATGGCCAATCACATGGGTGGTATGGGTACTAGCCTTGCCATCAGCCCGGTTGTACTGTTTTTTACCCTGTTTTTGAATTTAATCGAATTGCTGGTAGCCTTCCTGCAAGCGTTCATCTTCACACTGCTGACGGCTATGTACATCGGTAGTGCGGTAGAAGAACACCATGAGGCCGACCACGGTATCGGTTACGAAGGCGCGGAAGCGCACTAG
- the atpE gene encoding ATP synthase F0 subunit C, producing MFAMLFSMLLEATGSVSVMGAAIGAGLAAIGAGLGIGKIGGSAMEGIARQPEAAGRIQTAMLIIAALIEAVALFAAVICLLVATA from the coding sequence ATGTTCGCAATGTTGTTTTCAATGCTGTTAGAAGCTACGGGTAGTGTTTCGGTTATGGGTGCTGCTATTGGTGCTGGTCTGGCCGCTATTGGTGCTGGTCTTGGTATCGGTAAAATTGGTGGTAGTGCTATGGAAGGTATTGCTCGTCAGCCAGAAGCGGCTGGTCGTATCCAAACCGCCATGCTGATCATTGCCGCTCTGATCGAGGCCGTTGCTCTGTTCGCAGCCGTTATTTGTCTTCTGGTTGCTACAGCCTAA
- the atpF gene encoding F0F1 ATP synthase subunit B: protein MDLLTPDLGLLFWQVVVFLGLFLILRAFAWKPITESLNERENNIQSALDLAEKTRLEMTALKADNEKLLAQARSEREAILRGAKETADKMMADTREKAESEGKRILEQARESMQNERQALVMQMKKEVVTLSLDIAEKVLRKELSDKSAQEKLVTDLVSNSRLN from the coding sequence ATGGATTTACTGACTCCCGATCTCGGTCTTTTATTCTGGCAGGTAGTGGTTTTCCTCGGCCTGTTTCTGATTCTTCGCGCCTTTGCCTGGAAACCCATTACGGAAAGCCTAAACGAGCGCGAAAACAATATTCAAAGTGCACTTGATCTGGCCGAGAAAACTCGCCTGGAAATGACTGCACTGAAAGCTGATAACGAAAAATTATTAGCCCAAGCCCGCTCTGAGCGGGAAGCTATTCTGCGCGGTGCTAAAGAAACCGCCGACAAAATGATGGCCGATACTCGTGAAAAAGCGGAGTCGGAAGGAAAGCGGATTCTGGAACAGGCTCGTGAGTCGATGCAGAACGAGCGTCAGGCGTTGGTTATGCAGATGAAAAAGGAAGTCGTTACACTGTCGCTTGATATTGCGGAGAAAGTTCTTCGGAAAGAACTCAGCGATAAATCGGCTCAGGAGAAATTGGTGACCGATCTGGTATCAAACTCACGCTTAAACTAA
- the atpH gene encoding ATP synthase F1 subunit delta: MAVATVAARYAKSLLDLARENGLTETMYKDMLFFKNTVAQSRPLLLMLKNPIVRAEKKNAILKAVFATRVDPVTMSFFEIIAKKNREPIMDAIADEFINQYDRQKGVDRATVITTVPLTDALREKFKAMVMKTTGSKLVELEEKIDPRLIGGYVLRVGDQQVDGSIRSQLNDLRLQFLN; this comes from the coding sequence ATGGCAGTCGCTACTGTAGCCGCCCGCTATGCTAAATCGTTATTAGATTTGGCTCGGGAAAATGGCCTGACGGAGACAATGTACAAAGACATGCTGTTCTTTAAGAACACCGTGGCGCAAAGTCGGCCGCTGTTGCTGATGTTGAAGAATCCCATTGTTCGGGCTGAAAAGAAAAATGCTATTCTGAAAGCTGTTTTCGCCACCCGAGTTGATCCGGTGACGATGTCATTTTTTGAAATCATTGCGAAAAAGAACCGGGAGCCTATTATGGATGCCATAGCTGATGAGTTCATCAATCAATATGATCGTCAGAAAGGTGTAGATCGGGCCACTGTAATTACAACAGTACCCCTCACCGATGCATTACGTGAGAAGTTCAAGGCAATGGTTATGAAAACAACGGGTAGTAAACTGGTTGAACTGGAAGAAAAAATTGATCCAAGACTGATTGGTGGCTACGTTTTACGCGTTGGTGACCAGCAAGTTGATGGTTCTATCCGTAGTCAGTTGAATGACTTGCGGTTGCAGTTTCTGAATTAA
- a CDS encoding Uma2 family endonuclease, which produces MTASQPILKTYTFDEYVALEQSEGIRYEYWDGQVIAMAGTTKRHNRIVQSLSRILYPFAQRNGCDVYTENVRQKLKTGQRYVYPDIIYTCDSADLENDMGVWVSSPSLLVEVVSNSTQSKDFHEKRPHYTKLPSLLYYLLVSQTDYRVEVFERNVDFWKYQVIEGADAIVNLPLLAITLSLKVIYEGISLASD; this is translated from the coding sequence ATGACTGCTTCCCAACCTATTCTTAAGACCTATACATTCGATGAGTATGTAGCGCTGGAACAATCAGAGGGTATTCGTTATGAATATTGGGATGGCCAGGTTATCGCAATGGCCGGAACAACTAAACGGCATAACCGTATTGTACAATCTTTGTCGAGAATTCTTTATCCATTTGCACAGCGAAACGGGTGTGATGTCTACACCGAAAACGTCCGTCAGAAGCTTAAAACAGGTCAGCGATACGTATATCCTGACATTATTTATACCTGCGATTCTGCCGATCTGGAAAATGACATGGGCGTTTGGGTCAGTTCACCGAGTTTGCTGGTTGAAGTAGTCTCCAATTCAACGCAGAGTAAGGATTTTCACGAAAAACGGCCTCACTACACAAAACTCCCTTCATTGCTTTACTACTTACTTGTCTCTCAAACCGACTATCGGGTGGAAGTATTTGAGCGTAATGTTGACTTCTGGAAATATCAGGTCATTGAGGGGGCTGATGCCATTGTTAACTTACCACTATTAGCAATAACCTTATCACTAAAAGTCATTTACGAAGGTATATCTCTGGCTAGCGACTAG
- a CDS encoding serine hydrolase, protein MRFTFFSLLFIIHTLTTFSQISIRNDAVLERKLRAAMANFQGDAGIYVRNLRTGKTVAINADTLFPTASMVKIPIQCGLFDKIYKGELTYDQELIYKDSLHYDDGIIGSLKDGAKITLSKVVMLMETVSDNTGSLWCQALAGGGTSINTWLETNGFHQTRVNSRTPGREANRTQYGWGQTSPREMAELLTYIRQGKAISPDASEEMYRNLGRQHWDNDGLSQVPPDVKIASKNGAVNQARSEVVFVHAPHGEYVYCVMTKNQKDESWTRTNEGYTLLRAVAATLWHHFEPKSTWKPAEGYEKWW, encoded by the coding sequence ATGAGATTTACCTTCTTCTCGTTGCTGTTCATTATCCATACGCTAACCACATTTAGTCAAATATCTATACGGAACGATGCCGTTCTTGAACGAAAGCTCCGGGCTGCTATGGCTAACTTTCAGGGCGATGCGGGTATCTATGTCCGTAATCTTCGCACGGGTAAAACCGTTGCCATCAACGCCGACACTTTGTTTCCAACGGCGAGTATGGTGAAGATTCCGATTCAATGCGGCTTATTCGACAAAATCTATAAAGGCGAGTTGACGTATGACCAGGAATTAATTTACAAAGACTCTCTCCATTACGACGATGGCATTATTGGCTCACTGAAAGACGGCGCTAAAATTACGCTTAGTAAGGTTGTTATGCTGATGGAAACAGTCAGCGATAACACAGGTAGTTTGTGGTGTCAGGCCTTAGCTGGCGGAGGAACGAGCATCAACACATGGCTCGAAACGAATGGGTTTCATCAAACCCGGGTCAACTCCCGAACACCAGGCCGGGAAGCTAACCGGACCCAATACGGCTGGGGACAGACTAGTCCACGGGAAATGGCGGAGCTACTCACTTATATCCGCCAAGGCAAGGCCATTAGTCCCGATGCCAGTGAAGAAATGTACCGGAATCTGGGTCGCCAGCATTGGGACAATGATGGGTTATCGCAAGTACCGCCCGATGTCAAGATAGCCAGCAAAAATGGGGCTGTCAATCAGGCTCGTTCAGAAGTTGTGTTCGTCCACGCTCCACACGGAGAGTACGTGTATTGCGTTATGACCAAGAATCAGAAAGACGAAAGCTGGACGCGCACAAATGAAGGATATACGCTTTTACGTGCAGTGGCGGCAACTTTGTGGCATCATTTCGAGCCCAAATCGACTTGGAAACCGGCAGAAGGGTATGAAAAATGGTGGTAG